The following are from one region of the Coffea eugenioides isolate CCC68of chromosome 2, Ceug_1.0, whole genome shotgun sequence genome:
- the LOC113754713 gene encoding putative disease resistance RPP13-like protein 1, which produces MPVAELFLSPLLQVLFDKLAYPVLQSFARQQGIRAQLKKWSKTLELIQNVILDAEDKQITDRRIKVWLESLRDLAYDLDDIVDEITTEAFRQKLMEPDHSRRSKILKLIPACQNFTPHSIKFNARIQSKIKTISAQLDELAKQKNDLNLVQHADNGGISGRSVVRHPTTSLNESHVYGREREREEILNMLLITNETCKDDVCVIPIVGMGGIGKTTLSQLVYNDERVNDFFDLKAWVCVSEEFDVLAITQTIFESVTKVGSESKNLNMLQVSLHDKLSKEKFLIVLDDVWNEVYESWDLLSRPFQVGLPGSRVIVTTRNNNVASMVGSVPGYHVGRLTNDDCVSLLAQHARRDFEEHPELKGFGEDLAKKCGGLPLAAKALGGILRSKMSPEEWKEVLDSKIWDLPNEGNILPVLRLSYYHLPPHLKQLFAYCSVFPKDYEFDKLELVLLWMGEGFLQQPKGTKRMEEQGFDCFNELVSRSFFQRLSGSQSSFVMHDLINDLAQFVAGGTCHRLDDKVEIYEWHKVSEHTRHASFLRHEYEVFNKFLALYKVRGLRTFIPMPVQNVHVWPPFYISNRILLDLLPELHSLRVLSLSGYSISELPSPICSLIHLRYLNLSGTSVTSLPESLSNLYNLQTLSLRNCRFISKLPETLGDLINLRHLDNANTEQLKEMPKGIGKLTSLQTLPKIVLGKACGLGLSELKNLSLLRGTLSIEGLQNVVDIQEAQEAYLKNKPDLEELQLIWSNKTDNSCDADVLDMLQPHRHFKKLKIDFYGGRKFPTWIGDPLFDKLESISLSNCVNCTSLPHLGQLRELKHLRIGGMLGIKRIGIEFFMGNYPLEHAFPSLETLRFECMPDWEEWSWNDGEMQFPHLHQLTMFKCPKLTKISPLQLPLLHELDLEECTREVLDSFMDLNSLTYLKLESITGLSCLPRELTLCSSKLEVLEICNCNDFLKLWESGIGLQTLTCIRRLVIADCESLVCLVDNDQQLPSNLEVLELFRCATLCFLPPDLSSLMSLRELIIKNCPKLLTFPELGLPPMLRRLEIQACNALNALPNGISGLERLELKDCSSLRAWPAGNFPTSFKKFVIKNCEHLQPVSQEMFHQNSSMSLEDLSVLNWQNIGTLIQYMHNFSRLVELYISNCDTLESFPDQGLPTPKLRILSIEYCSNLNSIPAEINRISSLVSLEVRSCPKLETFPKGELPSSLTSLRVWDSRKLRPLAEWHLDRLASLQEFSICGGFPKLVSFGDAEHLFPSSLTKFSIARFPSLKSVFEGLNSLTSLQHLSLMNCPKLQVLPCHKLLDRLWHLEISGCPHLRDRCLREKGEHWQRIADIPCVEIDGSYVYKQNPE; this is translated from the coding sequence ATGCCTGTAGCGGAGCTTTTTCTGTCACCACTTTTGCAGGTACTGTTTGACAAGCTGGCCTATCCCGTGTTGCAGAGCTTTGCCAGGCAACAAGGAATCCGGGCTCAGCTCaagaaatggagcaaaacaCTGGAGCTGATTCAAAATGTGATCCTTGATGCTGAGGATAAGCAGATAACTGATCGACGAATAAAGGTCTGGCTGGAATCTTTACGGGATTTGGCTTATGACTTGGATGACATCGTTGATGAGATTACTACTGAAGCTTTTCGCCAGAAGTTGATGGAACCAGATCACTCTAGAAGAAGTAAGATCTTGAAACTTATTCCTGCTTGTCAGAACTTCACTCCTCATTCTATCAAGTTCAATGCAAGAATtcaatcaaaaataaaaaccaTATCTGCTCAGTTAGATGAACTTGCGAAGCAAAAGAATGACTTGAACTTAGTTCAGCATGCTGACAATGGAGGGATATCGGGTAGATCTGTGGTAAGACATCCAACTACTTCTTTGAATGAATCCCATGTTTATGGTagggaaagagaaagagaagaaatcttAAATATGTTGCTAATAACCAAtgagacgtgtaaagatgaTGTTTGTGTGATTCCAATTGTTGGTATGGGTGGAATTGGCAAGACAACTCTTTCTCAGCTTGTTTATAATGATGAGAGAGTCAACGATTTCTTTGATCTTAAGGCTTGGGTGTGTGTTTCTGAAGAGTTTGATGTGCTTGCTATAACTCAGACAATTTTTGAGTCTGTGACAAAAGTGGGCAGCGAATCGAAGAACTTGAATATGCTTCAGGTGAGTTTGCATGACAAactttcaaaggaaaaattcctTATTGTTTTGGATGATGTTTGGAATGAGGTTTATGAAAGTTGGGATCTTTTGAGTCGCCCTTTTCAAGTTGGACTTCCTGGCAGTAGAGTCATTGTCACAACGCGCAACAATAATGTCGCATCGATGGTGGGATCTGTTCCAGGTTACCATGTGGGGCGGTTGACTAATGATGATTGTGTTTCTCTGCTAGCTCAACATGCACGGAGAGATTTTGAAGAACACCCAGAACTGAAAGGATTCGGTGAGGATTTGGCGAAAAAGTGTGGAGGCTTGCCTTTGGCAGCAAAGGCACTTGGAGGTATCTTGCGCTCTAAAATGAGTCCTGAAGAGTGGAAAGAGGTATTGGATAGCAAGATATGGGATTTACCTAATGAAGGCAACATTCTTCCGGTGCTTAGATTAAGTTACTATCATCTCCCTCCCCATCTGAAGCAATTGTTTGCATATTGTTCTGTATTTCCAAAAGACTATGAGTTTGACAAGCTCGAACTGGTTTTGCTGTGGATGGGGGAAGGTTTTCTGCAGCAACCAAAGGGGACGAAAAGAATGGAAGAGCAGGGGTTCGACTGTTTCAATGAGCTAGTGTCTAGATCATTCTTCCAACGGTTAAGCGGCTCTCAATCAAGTTTTGTCATGCATGATCTCATCAATGATTTGGCACAGTTTGTTGCTGGGGGAACTTGCCATAGGCTAGATGATAAAGTTGAGATATATGAGTGGCACAAAGTTTCTGAACATACTCGCCATGCTTCATTTCTTCGTCATGAATATGAAGTCTTCAACAAATTCCTGGCTTTGTACAAAGTTCGAGGCTTAAGAACGTTCATACCAATGCCAGTTCAAAATGTGCATGTCTGGCCACCTTTCTATATATCAAATAGAATTTTACTCGACTTATTGCCTGAGTTACACAGCTTAAGAGTTTTATCTTTGAGCGGCTATTCAATAAGTGAGCTACCAAGCCCCATATGCAGCTTGATACATCTGAGATATCTAAATCTGTCTGGTACTTCAGTTACATCATTGCCTGAGTCTCTGAGCAACCTTTACAATTTACAGACGTTATCCTTGCGAAACTGCCGCTTTATCTCTAAGCTGCCAGAAACTCTGGGAGATTTGATAAACCTTCGGCATCTGGACAATGCTAATACAGAGCAACTGAAAGAAATGCCCAAGGGAATTGGTAAATTGACAAGCCTGCAGACTTTACCTAAGATTGTTTTGGGCAAAGCTTGTGGATTGGGACTAAGTGAGCTGAAGAATCTTTCGCTTTTGCGAGGGACGCTGAGCATTGAAGGACTGCAAAATGTAGTGGATATTCAAGAAGCACAGGAGGCTTATTTAAAGAACAAGCCAGACCTAGAGGAGTTGCAGCTGATCTGGAGCAACAAAACTGATAATTCTTGTGATGCAGATGTGCTCGATATGCTACAACCTCACAGACACTTTAAAAAGCTTAAGATTGATTTCTATGGAGGCAGGAAATTTCCAACTTGGATTGGTGATCCATTATTTGATAAATTGGAGAGCATCAGCCTCAGCAATTGTGTTAATTGCACATCTCTACCACATCTCGGACAGCTGCGCGAGCTCAAACACCTGCGCATAGGAGGCATGCTTGGTATTAAACGCATTGGCATTGAGTTTTTCATGGGTAATTATCCTCTTGAACATGCATTTCCATCTCTGGAGACTCTGAGGTTTGAGTGCATGCCTGACTGGGAGGAATGGTCTTGGAATGATGGTGAAATGCAATTCCCTCACCTTCATCAGCTTACCATGTTTAAGTGTCCCAAACTAACCAAAATATCACCTTTGCAGCTTCCCCTTCTTCACGAGTTAGATCTTGAAGAGTGCACCAGAGAGGTACTAGACAGTTTCATGGATCTGAATTCGCTAACATACCTGAAGCTTGAGTCAATTACAGGGTTATCATGTCTTCCGAGAGAACTTACACTGTGCTCATCTAAACTTGAAGTCCTTGAGATATGTAACTGCAATGATTTCCTCAAATTGTGGGAAAGTGGAATTGGACTACAAACTCTGACATGCATAAGACGCCTTGTCATTGCAGACTGTGAAAGTCTCGTCTGCTTGGTGGACAATGATCAACAGTTGCCAAGCAATCTCGAAGTCTTGGAACTATTCCGTTGTGCAACTCTATGTTTCCTGCCTCCTGATCTGAGCAGCCTTATGTCTTTGAGGGAGTTGATCATCAAAAATTGCCCAAAACTTCTGACCTTTCCAGAGCTTGGTCTCCCGCCTATGCTTAGACGCCTCGAGATACAGGCTTGTAATGCACTGAATGCCCTTCCCAATGGCATCTCTGGTCTTGAAAGGTTGGAGCTCAAGGATTGCTCATCTCTGAGGGCCTGGCCAGCAGGTAACTTCCCAACTAGCTTTAAGAAATTTGTCATAAAAAACTGCGAGCATCTACAACCAGTTTCACAAGAAATGTTTCACCAGAACAGCAGCATGTCTCTGGAGGACCTCAGTGTCTTGAACTGGCAAAATATTGGGACTTTAATTCAGTACATGCACAATTTTTCACGTCTTGTTGAACTCTACATATCTAATTGTGATACTTTGGAGTCATTTCCTGATCAAGGCTTGCCCACACCAAAGCTAAGGATCCTCTCCATTGAATATTGTTCAAACCTGAACTCCATACCAGCAGAGATTAACAGAATCTCATCCCTCGTATCATTGGAAGTACGTAGTTGCCCAAAGCTTGAGACTTTTCCCAAAGGAGAGTTGCCATCGAGCTTAACTTCACTTCGGGTCTGGGATTCTAGGAAACTCAGACCCCTGGCAGAATGGCACCTTGACAGACTCGCCTCTCTTCAAGAATTCTCCATCTGTGGTGGATTTCCAAAGCTGGTTTCATTTGGTGATGCTGAACATCTCTTTCCTTCATCATTAACTAAATTTTCTATCGCAAGATTTCCAAGTCTGAAATCTGTCTTTGAGGGCCTTAATAGCTTGACCTCCCTGCAACATCTATCTCTTATGAACTGCCCCAAACTTCAGGTCTTGCCTTGTCATAAACTACTTGACAGGCTTTGGCATCTTGAAATTAGTGGCTGTCCACATCTGAGAGATCGGTGtttgagggaaaaaggtgaGCATTGGCAAAGGATTGCTGACATTCCCTGTGTGGAGATAGATGGCTCCTACGTCTACAAACAGAACCCTGAATGA